CCTCAGACTTATCTTTTGCTTCTATTTCCAAGCTGATGTGTTTGCCAATTCTTACATTGGTTATTTCTGGTAAACCAACATTCTTCATGCTGCCACTAACTGCTTTTCCCTGTGGGTCTAAAAGTGCCTTAAGAGGCATTACATCAATCTCTGCAATAAATTTCATTTTCTTGGATTATTAATGAGCGATAATACTGTATACAAAAGTATAATAATTGGCACAGCTACAAAATAGAAAAGCAATAATAATATTACACTTATTCCAACTAAGATAAATCGTGATTCGTTACCCTTCCAACTGAATGACTTAAACTTAAGTGCTATGAAGTTTATATTTGATACCATTAGCCAGCACAAGCCAATAACAAAGCCAATTAAAATTATTTTTTGCGACAAAAATTCTAATAAAACTCCCTCATTATCGAAGTGTGTAGCAATAGGGATAGATATAAAAAACAAAGCGTTTGCTGGTGTTGGAAGCCCAATAAATGCGTCTGACTGATTAGTGTCAATATTAAACTTTGCTAGTCTGTATGCTGAAAATAAAGGGATTAAAAAAGCGATATAGGCAATGTAACTAAATTCAGATTCATTAAAATACGATTGTGATTCGGACAAGAAAATAAGTTGGAACACAATTACACTTGGAGCTACACCAAAAGTGATTAAATCTGCAAGACTATCGAGTTGTTTTCCGAGTTCGCCACTAACCTTAAGTAGTCTAGCGAAGAAGCCATCAAAAAAGTCAAGAAAAGCACCACTTAAAATACAAAGTGAAGCCAAATATAAGTGGTTAGAATAAGCGTACTGAATAGCCAATAAGCCAAAAGATAAATTGCCTAATGTAAATAGATTCGGTATGTGTCTTAAAATGCCCAATAAAAACGATATTTGTTACTGCAATAATACAAAAAGATGT
The window above is part of the Flavobacteriales bacterium genome. Proteins encoded here:
- the purS gene encoding phosphoribosylformylglycinamidine synthase subunit PurS → MKFIAEIDVMPLKALLDPQGKAVSGSMKNVGLPEITNVRIGKHISLEIEAKDKSEASEKVDKACKELLCNQIMEGYKFELHEVELAS
- a CDS encoding CDP-alcohol phosphatidyltransferase family protein, with translation MAIQYAYSNHLYLASLCILSGAFLDFFDGFFARLLKVSGELGKQLDSLADLITFGVAPSVIVFQLIFLSESQSYFNESEFSYIAYIAFLIPLFSAYRLAKFNIDTNQSDAFIGLPTPANALFFISIPIATHFDNEGVLLEFLSQKIILIGFVIGLCWLMVSNINFIALKFKSFSWKGNESRFILVGISVILLLLFYFVAVPIIILLYTVLSLINNPRK